A segment of the Chryseobacterium scophthalmum genome:
TGTTCGATTAGAGGCTTTATCGAAAAAAAATGAAAATAGCTTTACTTTTACCACGATCTGTTATTTATCCTTCAATGTCTTTTGATATGATGGATGGCTTTAAGCAAGCGTTGAAAAATATCGGCTTGGAAGGTCATCACGAAATCGTATCGGCGGGAATAGGCGTTGCAGCAAAACATGAAGAAATTTATGAACGTTGTGAGCAATTCCTTTTAGAAGGTGCGGATATTATTATTGGATACATCAATCCTATTTCGGCGGAGTTTATTCACTCACTTTTCGAATCTTCAGGCAAAACATTAATTGTTTTAGACAGTGGATATCATTTTCCTGCTTTTCAGGGAAGGCTTTCCAATGCGTATTTTGTATCTCTTCAGGGAGGTTTGTGTACAAGAGTTATCACTCATAAAGCAATTGAAGAAGGGCATACGAACTTTGCGTTTACGTGTTCTTTTTACGATGCAGGTTATCGTCCGTCTTACATCTATCCGGCTGCCGTTGAAGAGAAAGGAGGTGCAATAGGTTTTAATCATGTTACCTCTTTGCGTCGTGAAGATTTTACTTTAGCTCCACTTACAGAATATCTTGAACAGCAAAAAGAAACCGCAGTTTTAGCAACATTTTGTGGCGATATGGCAGACGATTTTTTCAGAGCTGGGAATGATCTTGTAAGTAATCATTCGGTGTATGGAACAGGTTTTACATCTGATGAAGCCTGGCTTTCGAAAATGCCATATCCGGGAAGCGACTGGAGTTCTGCAGTAGCTTGGTCTAAAACTTTGAAAACACCAGAAAATGAAACTTTTGTAAATATAATGAATGGTATTAAAGAAGGTAAAGCCAACCTTTTCTCTTTATTGGGATGGGAAGCTGCTCTTTTTATTGCGTTTGAAAACGAAAATTTCGATGGCATTACTATCAATTCGCCACGTGGAAAGGTTTATATGAATCCTGAAAATAGATTCACAGAAGCTTCGGTTTATTACGCAACGGTTTCAAAAGATGAAACTACAGATAATTGTCTTTTGAAAGACGTTGAGGTTGCCTCGGTGACAGAATCTGAGCGTGAAAGTTTAAATAATAATATTAAATACATTCAAAGTATTGAAGCTAATTCTTGGCTTAATGCTTATGCGTGTTTAGAATCATAATGACAGCATCCAAAATAGTAGTTTTATGCAACAATCGCATGGCGATTCCAGCTTTGCAGGCTTTAGCTTCGCAAGGTCGACTTTGTGCTTTGGGAGTGCCGGAAGCAAATACAGATGTCATTGATTTCTGTTCAATGCTTTCAAAACAGTCCGGAATACCATTATTAATAATTAAAAAAGAAAAGCTTTCTGCTCAGCTGGAAGAATTGATCACTAAAACAAATGCTCAATTTATTTTCACCATGACGTTTCCCTGGAAGATACCTGCGGAAGTTTTAAATAAACATCAGGGTAAATTCTACAATTTTCATTACGGATTATTGCCTGAAATGAGAGGCGCAGATCCTGTTTTTGAGTCAATCAGAAGTGGTGCAAAAGAAACTGGGATTACCGTTCATGCCATTGAAAATAAAATTGATAAGGGAGCAATTATTTTGAAAAAGATTTTACCTCTTTCAATAAATATGACTCACGGTGTACTTTGTACCAACTTGTCATGGTTGGGAGCAAATTTATTAAGTGAACTTTTAATCTTATTAAAAAATGATTCTAAAGGCATAAAACAAGACGAAGGTAATGCTAAATATTTCGCAAAACCTGTAGCTGCAGATGTTTGTATTTCTTGGCAAAAGCATGATGCTAAAACCATCGAGGCTCTATCTAGAGCGTGTAATCCGTGGAATAAAGGAGCATACACACAATGGAATGGCTGGAATATAAGAGTGGTGGAAGCTACAGTAATTCATGAAACTTCACCTCAGTCTGAGATTCCCGGAACTATTCTGTCGTTAGACGAAAATAATGGACTCATTGTAAAATGTAATAATGAAACTCAACTTCGATTAGATATCATCTACACAGATGAAGGATTTATGAGCGGTCACAAATTGTTTGCTTTTGGTATGAAAAAAGGCAGCCGGTTTGTGAATCTTTAACCTAAAAATGAATTAAATATGAAAAATTTTTATTCAAAAATCAAAACGCTGACAAAGGCGGTCCTCATAGCAGGATCGTCATTGTTGGGCTTTACAGCTAATGCGCAAACAACCCTCTTAGCAGGGGATATTGCGTTTACAAGCTATGATTCTACTCCTTTAACAGGAGTGGGAGACAAGTTTTCTTTTGTTCTGCTTACAAATATTTCGGCAGGAACAATTATTAGCTTTACCGATAGGGGATATCAAGGCTCTGGAACATGGCAAGCTGCCGGAGGATCAGAATCCGCCATTACTTGGATAAGTAGTACGGCAATTCCCATGGGAACAGAAGTACATATAGTAGGACTTGTAGCTTCCACTTATAACCCGGTAACCAGCACATCAACCACAAATGGTACTGTTACAGTTACTGATGGTTCATCCCTCAATGGTCTTTCATTAGCCAATACGGGGGATCAGATTATTGCATTTCAGGGAGGTAACGGATCTATTTCAGCAAGCGGAGCTTACTGTATTGCAGGAATTAACTACTTGTATTATCCAGGAGGAGGAACTACAACTGCAGGATGGAATGTGGGAGTTCCAACAGGTCCTAATTCTTCATTAATGCCTCCCGGACTTGTTGGAGGAACAAGTGCATTTTATACAGGGGCGCAATCAGGAAATATTGTTGCTCAATCAGGGAAGTTTAACTGTACAGGTACACCAACTACTACAGCAGCTTCAGTACGTTCGGCGGTAATGACTATGGGGAACTGGTCGCTTTTAGCTTCTGCAGGTACAACGGCGTATTCAGGATGCCAGTTTATAGGTAGTAACCCAGTAATTACAGGAAACCCACCAAATAGAACAATCTGTTCTGGCGGAAATACTACGTTTTCTATTACTGCAACAGGTGCCACTTCTTATCAATGGTACCAAAATACAGGTAGTGGTTTTATTGCTTTAGCCAATGGAGCACCGTTTTCGGGAGTTACAACAAGTACTTTAACGATAACAGGAGCAACAGGAACAATGAGCGGATATCAATATCGTTGTGTTGCAACTAATTCTTCAGGTTCGGCAACTTCAAATAGCGCAACATTAACGGTTTCATCTATTTCTGCAACAACAACTAAAACAAATGTATCATGTAATGGAGGTAACAATGGTACTGCCACGGTTACTGCATCTGGAGGAATTGCCCCTTACACTTACTCATGGTCACCAAGTGGTGGAACCGCAGCAACAGCAACAGGATTAGGTGTAGGAGTTTATACAGTAACAGTTACTGATAATCTTGGATGTTCTACTACTGCAACTGCTACGATAACTCAACCTACAGCAATCTCAGGAACAACAGTAGTTACAAATATTGCATGTAACGGAGGTTCAACCGGAGCTATTAACTTAACTCCAACCGGAGGAACAGCACCTTATACTTTCAACTGGGGAGGAGGAATCACCACAGAAGATCGTACAGGATTATCTGCAGGAACTTACACAGTAACCATTACTGATGCAAACGGATGTACAGGAACGGTAAGTGCTACTGTAACTCAGCCAACAGCAATGAGTGCAACGACTTCTCAAACGAATATTTCATGTAACGGAGGAACTAACGGAACAGCAAGTATTGTTGTAACGGGAGGAACAGCACCTTATACTTACTCATGGTCACCAAGCGGTGGAACTGCAGCAACAGCAACAGGATTAACTGCAGGAGCTTATACAGTGACAGTAACAGATGCGAATCTATGTACAATCACAAGAACAGTAACAATAACTCAACCTACAGCAATCTCAGGAACAACAGTTGTTACAAACATTGCATGTAACGGAGGTTCTACAGGAGCTATTAATTTAACACCAACAGGAGGAGCAGCGCCTTATACTTTCAACTGGGGAGGTGGAATTACTACAGAAGATCGTACAGGATTAGCAGCAGGAACTTATACAGTAACCATTACTGATGCTAACGGATGTACAGGAACAGTAAGTGCTACTGTAACTCAGCCAACAGCAATGAGTGCAACGACTTCCCAAACGAATATTTCATGTAATGGAGGAACTAACGGAACAGCAAGCATTGTTGTAACGGGAGGAACAGCACCTTACACTTACTCATGGTCTCCGAGTGGTGGAACTGCAGCAACAGCTTCAGGATTATCTGCAGGAGCTTATACAGTAACAGTAACAGATGCTAATGCATGTACAATTACAAGAACAGTAACAATTACTCAACCAACAGCAATCTCAGGAACAACAGTAGTTACTAATATTGCATGTAACGGAGGTTCAACCGGAGCTATTAACTTAACTCCAACAGGAGGAGCAGCGCCTTATACTTTCAACTGGGGAGGTGGAATTACTACAGAAGATCGTACAGGATTAGCAGCAGGAACTTATACAGTAACCATTACTGATGCTAACGGATGTACAGGAACAGTAAGTGCTACTGTAACTCAGCCAACAGCAATGAGTGCAACGACTTCTCAAACGAATATTTCATGTAATGGAGGAACTAACGGAACAGCAAGCATTGTTGTAACGGGAGGAACAGCACCTTACACTTACTCATGGTCTCCGAGTGGTGGAACTGCAGCAACAGCTTCAGGATTATCAGCAGGAGTTTATACAGTAACAGTAACAGATGCTAATGCATGTACAATTACAAGAACAGTAACAATTACTCAACCAACAGCAATCTCAGGAACAACAGTAGTTACGAATATTGCATGTAACGGAGGTTCAACCGGAGCTATTAACTTAACTCCAACCGGAGGAACAGCACCTTATACTTTCAACTGGGGAGGAGGAATCACTACAGAAGATCGTACAGGTTTAGTAGCAGGAACTTACACAGTAACCATTACTGATGCAAACGGATGTACCAAAACAGTAAGTGCTACCATCACTCAGCCAACAGCAATGAGTGCAACAACTTCTCAAACAAACATTTCATGTAACGGAGGATCTAACGGAACAGCAAGTATTGTTGTAACGGGAGGAACAGCACCTTATACATACTCATGGTCTCCAACAGGAGGAACAGCAGCAACAGCTTCAGGATTAGCTGCAGGAAATTATACAGTAACTGTAACGGATGCAAATGCATGTACAATTACGAGAACGGTAACAATCACTCAGCCAACAGCAATGAGTGCTACAACTTCTCAAACGGATATTTCATGTAACGGAGGAACTAACGGAACAGCAAGTATTGTTGTAACGGGAGGAACCGCACCTTACACTTATTCATGGTCTCCAAGCGGTGGAACTGCAGCAACAGCTTCAGGATTATCAGCAGGAACTTATACAGTAACAGTAACGGATGCAAATGCATGTACAATTACGAGAACGGTAACAATCACTCAGCCAACAGCAATGAGTGCAACAACTTCTCAAACAAATATTTCATGTAACGGAGGAACTAACGGAACAGCAAGTATTGTTGTAACGGGAGGAACAGCACCTTATACTTATTCATGGTCACCGAGCGGTGGAACTGCAGCAACAGCAACAGGATTAGGTGTAGGAGCTTATACAGTGACAGTAACAGATGCAAATGCATGTACAATCACAAGAACAGTAACAATTACTCAGCCTACAGCAATCTCAGGAACAACAGTTGTTACAAACATTGCATGTAATGGAAGTTCTACAGGAGCTATTAATTTAACACCAACAGGAGGAGCAGCACCTTATACTTTCAACTGGGGAGGTGGAATCACTACAGAAGATCGTACAGGATTATCTGCAGGAACTTACACAGTAACCATTACTGATGCTAACGGATGTACAGGAACAGTAAGTGCTACTGTAACTCAGCCAACAGCAATGAGTGCAACGACTTCTCAAACGAATATTTCATGTAATGGAGGAACTAACGGAACAGCAAGCATTGTTGTAACGGGAGGAACAGCACCTTATACTTATTCATGGTCACCGAGCGGTGGAACTGCAGCAACAGCTTCAGGATTAACTGCCGGAGCTTATACAGTGACAGTAACAGATGCGAATCTATGTACAATTACGAGAACGGTAACAATCACTCAGCCAACAGCAATGAGTGCTACAACTTCTCAAACGAACATTTCATGTAACGGAGGATCTAACGGAACAGCAAGTATTGTTGTAACAGGAGGAACAGCACCTTACACTTATTCATGGTCACCGAGCGGTGGAACTGCAGCAACAGCTTCAGGATTATCTGCAGGAACTTATACAGTAACAGTAACGGATGCTAATGCATGTACAATTACGAGAACGGTAACAATCACTCAGCCAACAGCAATGAGTGCAACGACTTCTCAAACGAACATTTCATGTAACGGAGGATCTAACGGAACAACAAGTATTGTTGTAACAGGAGGAACAGCACCTTACACTTATTCATGGTCACCGAGCGGGGGAACTGCAGCAACAGCTTCAGGATTATCAGCAGGAACTTACACAGTAACTGTAACGGATGCTAATGCATGTACAATTACGAGAACGGTAACCATCACTCAGCCAACAGCAATGAGTGCTACAACTTCTCAAACAAACATTTCATGTAACGGAGGATCTAACGGAACAGCAAATATTGTTGTAACGGGAGGAACAGCACCTTACACTTACTCATGGTCACCGAGCGGTGGAACTGCGGCAACAGCAACAGGATTATCAGCAGGAACTTACACAGTAACTGTAACGGATGCAAATGCATGTACAATTACGAGAACGGTAACTATCACTCAGCCAACAGCAATGAGTGCAACAACTTCTCAAACAAACATTTCATGTAACGGAGGATCTAACGGAACAGCAAATATTGTTGTAACGGGAGGAACAGCACCTTACACTTACTCATGGTCACCGAGCGGTGGAACTGCAGCAACAGCTTCAGGATTAGCCGCAGGAACTTACACGGTAACAGTGACAGATGCTAATGCATGTACAATCACAAGAACAGTAACAATTACTCAACCTGCATCAGCGGTTTCAGGAACAACAGTAGTTACGAATATTGCATGTAACGGAGGTTCAACCGGAGCTATTAACTTAACTCCAACCGGAGGAACAGCACCTTATACTTTCAACTGGGGAGGAGGAATCACTACAGAAGATCGTACAGGTTTAGCTGCAGGAACTTACACAGTAACCATTACTGATGCAAACGGATGTACAGGAACAGTAAGTGCGACAGTAACTCAATCAAGTGCAGTAGCAGCTCCTACTGGAGCGGCAGTACAAAGCTTTAATTTAGGAAATACTTTAAGTGCTTTAGTAGTTACCGGGCAGAATATCAAGTGGTATGCTTCTGCTACGGATGCGGCAAACCATACGGGAAGTTTACCAATCACCACAGTGATTGTAAATAACACAACGTATTATGCAACTCAAACAGTGGGAGTTTGTGAGTCTACAGCTTCATTGGCTGTTCTTGCTTACAATGCGAGTTTAAGTGTAGGTAACGCTATAAAACCAAACTCAGATATGCAAATTTATCCTAATCCGGTAATAGATATCCTTAACATAAGTGGAGAGGAGAAAATTATAAAATTAGCGATTTATGCAGCTGACGGTAGAAAAGTTACCGAGAAAACATTATCTAAAAATGAAAGAAGCATTAATGTTCATTCATTAGTTCAAGGAGTTTACTTGATTCAGGTATTCACTAAAGATGATGTTAAAACATTTAAGTTTATAAAAAGATAAAATATTTAGGTATTAATCAAAATCATAACTTAATGATCAGCCAGTAGCAATTTATTGCTGCTGGCTTTTTTATTGCCTAAAAGATGAAAAAAAATTATAATAATTCTTCCAAAACTATTTTCTAAAAAGTGTTTTTTTTAAACATGAAAATCATTTGAATGCCCTCTAAAATGTTGTCGATTAATCACAAAAAAAACATTACCATCTTTTGATAGTAATGTTTGATTTCGGCTAATTAAAGAATGGTTATTTAGACGATTTATCTTTTACGGTTGCCTTTATTTTTCCGCTGTTATTGATGATTTTAATTTTAAATAAATTCTGTTGAGACGAATTGTTTACGATGTATAACTCATTTGTAAAATTGATTTTTGTTACTACAGAATCGTTTTTCGGAAGTACTTTTGTCTGATTTTTATCGGTAATATATTTCAAATCTTCTGTTTTCGAAGTGTTATATAAAACCACGTTTAAATTTTCTTTTGATGAATTTTTAATCTGAAGTTGCTTCTGTGAAGGGATTGTCCATTGATTTCTGTAAAGGTGTCTTCCTCTGGAAATTTGAAAAGATGAAAGAATTAGAATTAAAGCAAAAGCTACAGTAAGCGAATAAATCGTTGTTTTTTTCATTGTTTTAAAAATATTTATATTTTAATAATTCAAATAATGATGAATTATTGACAAATATATAATTTATTGTCTAAATGAAAAATGATTTTTGTAAATTTAATCAAGACTTGTAGAATTAAAAGTCCTGCGTTTTTATAATTTAGGTCTGATATTTGTAAGTCTATACGAGACTCTGATGAACCATTATATTTATGAAAAACCTAACTTTGAAAAAATCAATATTTTACACTTTATTTTTTGCATTATGTCTTACTTCCTGTAAAAAAGAAGAAGCTGTAGACCAAAATCAGCAACAGACCTCTAGCTCAGAAGAAATTGCAAAAAATACCGCTAATCCTGATTCTATCAAAACAAAACCGGTAGAAGAATCTGCGCCGCCAATGATGCAGGAGAACGGATTTTACAATGCTTTTGCAATCCCAAAAGATAAAAAACTGAGAGATTCTCTGTATGCGATTTTCAGTAAAAAATATACAGAAAGAGAACGATATGCAATTTTAGCATTAAACAGATTAGATTCCAAAAGCAAATGGAATTCTGATACATTGGTGGTTCCTGCAAAAATAGACACCACTTTAATGGCATATTCACCTTTCCCAATGCAGCTTGATGTGTTGAGTGATGTGAAAAAGTTTGTCATATTTTCATATCCTATTCAGGCTTACGGAGTATATTCAAACGGAGCTTTGGTAAAATGGGGACCAACAAGTATGGGAAAAAAAGCAGCTCAGACCGACAGAGGTTTGATGTTTGCGAATTGGAAAAAGAAACTCGCAATTTCCACGGTAAAAAGCGAATGGAAACTTCCTTATAATTTTAATATTCACAATACCCACGGAATAGGATGGCATCAGTATGACCTTCCAGGTTATCCTGCGTCTCACTCTTGTTTGCGATTGTTGATGAAAGATGCGATTTGGTTATACAATTATGCAGATACATGGATTTTAAATCCGGGTGGGGCAACCACAAAAGCGAAAGGTACACCAGTAATGGTTTTCGGAGATTACGGATGGGGAAAAAGAAAACCATGGAGAAATCTTCTGAATGATCCCAATGCCAACAATATTTCAGTTGAAGAGATGACGAAACTGATTCAGCCCAATGTTGAAAAAATGGTTTTCGAGCAGACCAATCGTGAGAAAATATCAGATTCTATAAAAGCAGCAAAAGCTTCACAAGCAGCTCTTCAGGAAACTGAAACTTCAGAAAACTAAACTATTTTTTCGAATTTTAAAGTAGATTCCTCCGCAAATTTGCGGAGTTTTTTCATTTCCTCCTTAGCTTTTATTTGTCCGAATCTTGCTGCTGTGTAGGTGATAGCAATGAAAATGAGCATTAAAAATGAAGCGTGTAAAGCCCACGGATATTCGTGGCTGTTGATTTGATTTTCTACATAATACATGGTGAAAAAAGTCATCCACGAAATGGTAAACAAGAAATAGAGAAACATAAAAAATGTCCACACTGCAGAACTTGGTCCGAAAACTCCTCTTATAACCGTAATTTCTTCATCAAGTTCGGTTCTGAGTGCTAAACAAGGTTTCCAGTAATTATCGTCTTTGGTTAAAACAGAAATTGTTGCAACTTCAGTGTTTACATTACCTGTAAATTCGTCTTTATGCTCAACTAAATATTTTTTCAGATTTTCGGCATACGTTTCTTTGCTGAGATGCGTATACATTTTAAATCTCGGGCGGGTTCTTATTTTATCTAAAGTGGTTTCTTTTGTTTCCATATTATTCTTGATAGGGAATGGGATCTTCTAAGTTAAACGAAAATTTCAACTCTTGACCCTTTCTGTTTACAGTCATATTGATTGTCTTTCCTTCTTCAGATTTCATCATTTCCATGATTTTGTTTAGCGTCATCTCTGAAGTTTTCTTTCCGTTGATGGTGATTAAAGTATCATCTTTTTTCAGCCCTGCTTTATATGCCGGAGAATCTTTTCGTACACCAGCAAGCGAAAAGATGGGTTTTAAAACAAATTTGTATTGTAAATTACTGTTAAAAGCTTGAATTTCTCCTGTTGTTGATTTTTCATTTTGAGTTTTAACCGTTAAATAGTCTTTTTCCCATTGAAGACCATCTTGCTTAAAATCGAGCCCGCTCATATTAAAATGAAAGGGATCATCATAATTTTTATTTTTTCTAAGATATAGTTTTCCGTTCGGATAATCAAAAGCGACAGTAAATCGACGCATAATTTCTCCTCCAACAGAGCCTTTTCTTTCTTGTACTAAATTAAGATGCTGAATAGAAAATTCATCCGGCATTGCGGTTAAAGGTTTTTCAAATTTAAAATCTCCTAAAAAGAACCCATGTATTCTACTTCTTTTGCCATAAATATCACCATTAAAACCTCTGCCTAAAAAATCATCAATATTGGGTCTGTTGTAGACAAAATCTTTTATCAGAGTAGGGAATAACCAGATTGCATCGCTATTGCCAATGTCGATAAGCAATTTTGAAGCTTTTTTATTGTTAATCATTTCTACATCAGCAGAAATGTAAGGCTTGCTTTTCTCAATAGAAATTGTGAAATCATCAAATTTTTTAATCTTCTTTTCAAAAAGAGCACGGTCTTTATAAACAGTAATTTTTTTTGATATATAATCTATAATAATAGGATGATCTTTAAAGAAATGATACCCAATAAATCCATTCACGGGAATTCCGATGTGTGAAGAAATATTGAATTCTTCATCCTGAATAATGTAAACCATCAGAGAATCGTTGACAAAGTTTTTTCCGATTTTTCCGGTATTAAGGTCAGATTTAAATCCTTCAATACTTCTGTTGCCACCAAGCCCGGAAAATTTCATTTTTTCCATCGAGCTTAGCTTTATTTCTTTGTCTTCAAGACTGAAAATAGTATTTTCTGTTACTCCGGTATCAAGTAAAAAAGTGAGTTCTGCACCATTGACGTTAATAGGAATGAAGATTAAATTATTAATCAGCTTAAACGGAATCACTACTTTATTTCCGTGTTTAATTTCAAAGTTATTTTGGGCATTCATAAAAATGCTTAAAAATAGAATTGATATTAAAATCCGATATTTCATTTACTGAAATTACTGAATTATATCATACGTTGCAAAAAAAACATTCATGAGTATGAATGTTTAGTATTTTATAAATCGACAGTGATTTTTTAATATATTATTTTGAGAAAAATTCCATCAGATCAATATAATTTTTTTGGTTGACACCATGACCGCTCATATATTCTCTGAATGTGAAATAACAACTCAAATCATACAGAAGATCTGCGGCTTTTCTTCCCCAATCCATAGGAATAATGGCGTCGTCTGTACCATGAGAAACAAAGAAACGTAGATTTTCTAATTTCTTTTTATCTTTTACAATATCAGTAAGCAGTTTTTCTTCAGGATAACTACTTAAGCAAGCAACATAATTAAAAAGCTCAGGGTATTTTAAAGCTAAACTGTAACACAAAATTCCACCTTGGCTGAATCCGCAAAGATGTGTTTTATTTCTAGTGAGACCATATTTGTTGGTAATTGCCATGATATTTTGCAGAACACTTTCAAGAACTTCTTTTGCCTGATCGATATCTATAAATTGTTCAGGATTGTTGAAGTCGATATCAAACCAAGAATATCCTTCAAACTGAGTAGGTTTTGGAGCTCTGAAACTCACAATAATCCAGTCTGCCGGAAGGCTTTCTCTAAAACTGAAAAGATCTTGCTCATTGCTACCATAACCGTGAAGCATGAAAAGAATGGGGGTAATCGAACTAATATTTTCGGGTTCTCTTACGATATAATCTAAATTCATTTAGCAAAGATAATAATATTGAGATTTCTATTTAATAATTTTAAGACGAAATGCTTTGGTCAATAATAAAATATCAAAAGAATTTATATCATAGAAAGCATATTGAGTCTTTTATTGATTTGATATTATTTGGAAATCTTTGTTGGAAAATTTTCATAAAAGTTATTTTTATATTGATAAAAATCCTATATTTGAAACATTAAAAAATCTATTTGGAGAAATGAAGCAATTTTACAAATCAAAAAATTTACTTAGACTTTCATTTTTAGCAGTGATATTATTTTCAGCAGCTTCTGTTTTTAATTCTTGTAAAGATGATGACGAAGACGAATTTCAGGATCACTTGGTACAGTTTGAAGCAAAAATAGTTAATGGCGGTACAGCTCCTACTCCTCCTGTAAGTACATTCAAAACGATTATTACTCAGGTAGGAACAAAGCAGGAAACATTGTTTGATTCTCCTGGTTTACTTTGGACGAGCGGTGAGTTTTTTGTAAATTCTAGCCAGTCTCAATTAAATTTTGCAGCAAATGCTAATCTTTTGAATGCTGATTCTAAACTTATTGTATCAATTTATATTGATGGTGAA
Coding sequences within it:
- a CDS encoding ABC transporter substrate-binding protein is translated as MKIALLLPRSVIYPSMSFDMMDGFKQALKNIGLEGHHEIVSAGIGVAAKHEEIYERCEQFLLEGADIIIGYINPISAEFIHSLFESSGKTLIVLDSGYHFPAFQGRLSNAYFVSLQGGLCTRVITHKAIEEGHTNFAFTCSFYDAGYRPSYIYPAAVEEKGGAIGFNHVTSLRREDFTLAPLTEYLEQQKETAVLATFCGDMADDFFRAGNDLVSNHSVYGTGFTSDEAWLSKMPYPGSDWSSAVAWSKTLKTPENETFVNIMNGIKEGKANLFSLLGWEAALFIAFENENFDGITINSPRGKVYMNPENRFTEASVYYATVSKDETTDNCLLKDVEVASVTESERESLNNNIKYIQSIEANSWLNAYACLES
- a CDS encoding formyltransferase family protein, with the translated sequence MTASKIVVLCNNRMAIPALQALASQGRLCALGVPEANTDVIDFCSMLSKQSGIPLLIIKKEKLSAQLEELITKTNAQFIFTMTFPWKIPAEVLNKHQGKFYNFHYGLLPEMRGADPVFESIRSGAKETGITVHAIENKIDKGAIILKKILPLSINMTHGVLCTNLSWLGANLLSELLILLKNDSKGIKQDEGNAKYFAKPVAADVCISWQKHDAKTIEALSRACNPWNKGAYTQWNGWNIRVVEATVIHETSPQSEIPGTILSLDENNGLIVKCNNETQLRLDIIYTDEGFMSGHKLFAFGMKKGSRFVNL
- a CDS encoding T9SS type A sorting domain-containing protein, whose translation is MKNFYSKIKTLTKAVLIAGSSLLGFTANAQTTLLAGDIAFTSYDSTPLTGVGDKFSFVLLTNISAGTIISFTDRGYQGSGTWQAAGGSESAITWISSTAIPMGTEVHIVGLVASTYNPVTSTSTTNGTVTVTDGSSLNGLSLANTGDQIIAFQGGNGSISASGAYCIAGINYLYYPGGGTTTAGWNVGVPTGPNSSLMPPGLVGGTSAFYTGAQSGNIVAQSGKFNCTGTPTTTAASVRSAVMTMGNWSLLASAGTTAYSGCQFIGSNPVITGNPPNRTICSGGNTTFSITATGATSYQWYQNTGSGFIALANGAPFSGVTTSTLTITGATGTMSGYQYRCVATNSSGSATSNSATLTVSSISATTTKTNVSCNGGNNGTATVTASGGIAPYTYSWSPSGGTAATATGLGVGVYTVTVTDNLGCSTTATATITQPTAISGTTVVTNIACNGGSTGAINLTPTGGTAPYTFNWGGGITTEDRTGLSAGTYTVTITDANGCTGTVSATVTQPTAMSATTSQTNISCNGGTNGTASIVVTGGTAPYTYSWSPSGGTAATATGLTAGAYTVTVTDANLCTITRTVTITQPTAISGTTVVTNIACNGGSTGAINLTPTGGAAPYTFNWGGGITTEDRTGLAAGTYTVTITDANGCTGTVSATVTQPTAMSATTSQTNISCNGGTNGTASIVVTGGTAPYTYSWSPSGGTAATASGLSAGAYTVTVTDANACTITRTVTITQPTAISGTTVVTNIACNGGSTGAINLTPTGGAAPYTFNWGGGITTEDRTGLAAGTYTVTITDANGCTGTVSATVTQPTAMSATTSQTNISCNGGTNGTASIVVTGGTAPYTYSWSPSGGTAATASGLSAGVYTVTVTDANACTITRTVTITQPTAISGTTVVTNIACNGGSTGAINLTPTGGTAPYTFNWGGGITTEDRTGLVAGTYTVTITDANGCTKTVSATITQPTAMSATTSQTNISCNGGSNGTASIVVTGGTAPYTYSWSPTGGTAATASGLAAGNYTVTVTDANACTITRTVTITQPTAMSATTSQTDISCNGGTNGTASIVVTGGTAPYTYSWSPSGGTAATASGLSAGTYTVTVTDANACTITRTVTITQPTAMSATTSQTNISCNGGTNGTASIVVTGGTAPYTYSWSPSGGTAATATGLGVGAYTVTVTDANACTITRTVTITQPTAISGTTVVTNIACNGSSTGAINLTPTGGAAPYTFNWGGGITTEDRTGLSAGTYTVTITDANGCTGTVSATVTQPTAMSATTSQTNISCNGGTNGTASIVVTGGTAPYTYSWSPSGGTAATASGLTAGAYTVTVTDANLCTITRTVTITQPTAMSATTSQTNISCNGGSNGTASIVVTGGTAPYTYSWSPSGGTAATASGLSAGTYTVTVTDANACTITRTVTITQPTAMSATTSQTNISCNGGSNGTTSIVVTGGTAPYTYSWSPSGGTAATASGLSAGTYTVTVTDANACTITRTVTITQPTAMSATTSQTNISCNGGSNGTANIVVTGGTAPYTYSWSPSGGTAATATGLSAGTYTVTVTDANACTITRTVTITQPTAMSATTSQTNISCNGGSNGTANIVVTGGTAPYTYSWSPSGGTAATASGLAAGTYTVTVTDANACTITRTVTITQPASAVSGTTVVTNIACNGGSTGAINLTPTGGTAPYTFNWGGGITTEDRTGLAAGTYTVTITDANGCTGTVSATVTQSSAVAAPTGAAVQSFNLGNTLSALVVTGQNIKWYASATDAANHTGSLPITTVIVNNTTYYATQTVGVCESTASLAVLAYNASLSVGNAIKPNSDMQIYPNPVIDILNISGEEKIIKLAIYAADGRKVTEKTLSKNERSINVHSLVQGVYLIQVFTKDDVKTFKFIKR
- a CDS encoding L,D-transpeptidase; this translates as MKNLTLKKSIFYTLFFALCLTSCKKEEAVDQNQQQTSSSEEIAKNTANPDSIKTKPVEESAPPMMQENGFYNAFAIPKDKKLRDSLYAIFSKKYTERERYAILALNRLDSKSKWNSDTLVVPAKIDTTLMAYSPFPMQLDVLSDVKKFVIFSYPIQAYGVYSNGALVKWGPTSMGKKAAQTDRGLMFANWKKKLAISTVKSEWKLPYNFNIHNTHGIGWHQYDLPGYPASHSCLRLLMKDAIWLYNYADTWILNPGGATTKAKGTPVMVFGDYGWGKRKPWRNLLNDPNANNISVEEMTKLIQPNVEKMVFEQTNREKISDSIKAAKASQAALQETETSEN